A stretch of DNA from Lentisphaera araneosa HTCC2155:
TCAAAGAGTTTAATTATAACAAAGAATCAGTTTATTTATAACTTTCAACCGACTATACCCCTCATTGTCTTTTTATTACAACACTAAAAAATGGACCCCAGTTATGACATTACCCGTTAATTTCCCCTTAGATGCATACTCTCAAATACCTGAGATAATTCCTGCAAGTGAATATTCACGACCTGGTGTTGAGGCATTGTATTTTACTAACGAGCCCTATAAAGGGAAAGAAACTAGAGTATTTTCCTATATGGGAATGCCCTACTTAAAAGAGGGGCAAAACTGTCCTGCAATGGTTCTAATTCACGGCGGTGGTGGAACAGCCTTTGAACAATGGGTTCGTCTCTGGAATCAACGGGGATATGCGGCGATAGCCATTGATACTTGCGGATCACGACCTGACCCTACAGCGCATCATTCTAGTCCTCATTTAAGAGATGAGTTTTCTGGTCCTGAAGGATGGCATAATTCTTTTCATCAAATGAGTGATCCTTTAGAAGATCAATGGCAGTACCACGCTGTTACAGCCTTACTCAGAGCTCATACTCTGTTGGCTACTCAGCCTGGAGTAGATCCTAAGCGTATCGGAGTCTCTGGAATATCATGGGGCGGGTACCTTACTTCGCTTATCATGGGGATCGACTTCCGTTATTCGGCGGCAATCCAGGTTTACGGTTGTGGATTTATTACAGATAACTCTACTTGGAAAGACCAAAAATATGAAGGAGCAAGTGAAGCTGAAATGCTCCTTTGGCGTAAGCAATGGGATCCAATGCATTATCTTCCGAATAGCAATATGCCGACATTGTGGGTGACTGGAACCAACGACTTTGCCTATCCCTTAGACAGTTTTCAAAAATCGTATAACTCAGTACCGGGGACTACAGATCTTGTCCTTATTCATGAAATGGAACATGGTCACGAGGCTGGATGGGCGCCTGAAGAAATTCAAACATTTACCGATTCTCTTTTCAGAGATTGCACTCCTTTGGCACAAGTGATTTCATACAAAGTCCAGAATTGGGTCATCAAAGCTAGTTTTGAGTCCGCGCGGCCGTTGATACGTGCAGAGATACTTTTTACTCGGGCAACAGGTATGTGGCAGGATCGCAAGTTTAATGTTATGGAGGCTGAGATTAATAATAATACGGTATCGGTTGAAATACCAGATATGACTACAGTTGTATTTTTGAATGTCTACGATGACCGCGGACTTGTATGTTCATCGCCCCATATTGAGCTTTCATGATTAGAACTGAACATAAGTGCTGTATTTAAAAATTATTCATCAGCTTAAAATATATTTTTAGCAATCCACCCCCCCCCAGTTAAGAGGATAATTTAAGTTTTTAAAAGTTCTAAGTTTTTGCCGGCAAAAGTAAAGTCATGCTTAGCCGTACTCAACACTTCACCATTGAGGTAAATCTTCTCAAATTGATCGTAGAGTACAAAACTAGCGGCGATGTCGCCATAGCCATCTGCTAATAATTCCGTCTCGATAAAAAGTGTTTTTCCTTCGGCGTATGAACTCACTTTAACTTGGGATCTTTCACCCTTCTTATAAGCATAAGTTTGTCCATCGTCAAAAGTGTAGGTGTATTCAGCTTTGAGTTCAGAATCCACTTTATTAAAGAGGTGAAACTCCACGTCATTGGAAACGAAAGTATGATCGCCATCAGCAACTGTTGACATCGGAAGGATGGCGCCCTCGCGAATATAGATAGGCGAAGTCTTGTCATCTTTAATTACAGTCACTTCTTCGGCACCTTCACACCACTGTGCTTCAGCTAAGCAATACCATTGAGCATCGGGAAGAACAACTTTTCTAATCTCTTGATCCTCTTCGACAAAAGGAGCCTGCATAATGTAGGGTCCAACCATGAATTGATCGTCAATGGTTGAGAGAGGTAATTCTGCGCTATCCGCAAAATCATAAAAAAGCGGTCTTAAAATAGCTTCACCGCTGGCTTCTTGCTGGACAAAGAGATTGTATAAATAAGGGCGAAGTTTATAGCGCATGCGAATGTAGTGAATCAACACTTCACGAGTTTCTGAATCAAAGACCCAAGGTTCCTGATGTTCACTACCTTTTATGCTGTGGTTTCTAAAGAATGGAAACAAGAAGCCTGCCTTAAACCAATCCTTCATGATTTGAGCTGTTGTATCACCACCAAAGCCACCGGCATCTGGTCCATTGAATGGAATCCCTGATAAAGCCAGATTTAAACTACAGGCAATACTTCCCTTGAGGTAATGGTAGTTAGAGACATTATCTCCTGTCCAAATAGCTGCATACTTGCTGGACCCCGTAAAGCCACTGCGTGACAAGAGGAAAGGACGATCCTCTGGGTATGCAGCTTGAAAACCATCACGACTAGCTCGCGACATGCCCATGCCATACTGATTGTGGTAGGTGTAGTGACTATCCTTACCACCATTAAACAGCATATCCACACAACAAGCATCACCCGTTGCCGGGTCATTCATATCTAACCATGCGCCAGTTATACCATAATCTTTGGCAAAGCTCTCAACATGATCAGCCCACCATTTGCGACCTTTTTCGGTTGAGTAATCGGGAAATAAAGTTTCGCCAGGCCACACCAAACCCGTAAAGTCTTGGCCTTGGGGATTCTTACAATAAATATCTTCTTTTAGACCTGATTCACAGATATCGTAGCCCTCTTCTTTCTTCACCCCTGGGTCGATAATCGGAACCACGCGTCGGCCACTTTTTTGGACTTCAGCTATATTATTCTTCAGGTCAGGAAAATTCTTTTCTTCTTCGAAAGTAAATACTCGGTAACCACGCATGTATTCAATATCCAACCACAAACCATCACAAGGAATATCGAACCGATCCATACTGGCGTTGAGGTACTGAAGGTCAGCAAAAGACTCGTAACCCCAGCGGCATTGTTGGTAACCCAGTGCCCAAGCAGGAGGCATAGGAGTAACTCCGACAATTTTTTGTAATTTTTGCGTGAGTTCAGCCAAGCTCGGCCCATTGATGATGATCAAGTTGGGTTGGCCGTGTTCAGCTCCCATCATAATCGCTTCATGGGACTTAGCTGTAGCATCCATCTGCCCTGCAACATTGACCTTACCATTGGTCATTATATAAGTCGCGAAGGGGTTGTCGATTAATATACCTATATAAGAATTTTCACGTTTAATAATAATATACGGAACGGAAACGTACATGGGATCAGGACGGCCATTAGTAAAAACCATTGGATCATTATCAGCCCATACATCCACATTCCAAAACTTGGTTGAAACATTAGATAACTCAAGACCGAGCATTTTTTCACCCATGCCATAAAACTGATCACCTGGATTGCGCTCAAATTGAAAGATTGATGATTTACCGCTCACGCCAAAAGCATGATTCTCAACACTTTTTAAAAGAAGCTGTCCTTGCTCATCCTTGAGTGAAAAAGAAAAATCATCATTTA
This window harbors:
- a CDS encoding alpha/beta hydrolase family protein, whose protein sequence is MTLPVNFPLDAYSQIPEIIPASEYSRPGVEALYFTNEPYKGKETRVFSYMGMPYLKEGQNCPAMVLIHGGGGTAFEQWVRLWNQRGYAAIAIDTCGSRPDPTAHHSSPHLRDEFSGPEGWHNSFHQMSDPLEDQWQYHAVTALLRAHTLLATQPGVDPKRIGVSGISWGGYLTSLIMGIDFRYSAAIQVYGCGFITDNSTWKDQKYEGASEAEMLLWRKQWDPMHYLPNSNMPTLWVTGTNDFAYPLDSFQKSYNSVPGTTDLVLIHEMEHGHEAGWAPEEIQTFTDSLFRDCTPLAQVISYKVQNWVIKASFESARPLIRAEILFTRATGMWQDRKFNVMEAEINNNTVSVEIPDMTTVVFLNVYDDRGLVCSSPHIELS
- a CDS encoding glycoside hydrolase family 31 protein is translated as MYFNKYPYRSNFEYPQNINLKKTDSGEISADFKVVDFQPDNDEPMQEMSVQMHCTQHEGDVYHLQFSSKKWPKNYSQSDLNLPKQINTQEGSTELELNDDFSFSLKDEQGQLLLKSVENHAFGVSGKSSIFQFERNPGDQFYGMGEKMLGLELSNVSTKFWNVDVWADNDPMVFTNGRPDPMYVSVPYIIIKRENSYIGILIDNPFATYIMTNGKVNVAGQMDATAKSHEAIMMGAEHGQPNLIIINGPSLAELTQKLQKIVGVTPMPPAWALGYQQCRWGYESFADLQYLNASMDRFDIPCDGLWLDIEYMRGYRVFTFEEEKNFPDLKNNIAEVQKSGRRVVPIIDPGVKKEEGYDICESGLKEDIYCKNPQGQDFTGLVWPGETLFPDYSTEKGRKWWADHVESFAKDYGITGAWLDMNDPATGDACCVDMLFNGGKDSHYTYHNQYGMGMSRASRDGFQAAYPEDRPFLLSRSGFTGSSKYAAIWTGDNVSNYHYLKGSIACSLNLALSGIPFNGPDAGGFGGDTTAQIMKDWFKAGFLFPFFRNHSIKGSEHQEPWVFDSETREVLIHYIRMRYKLRPYLYNLFVQQEASGEAILRPLFYDFADSAELPLSTIDDQFMVGPYIMQAPFVEEDQEIRKVVLPDAQWYCLAEAQWCEGAEEVTVIKDDKTSPIYIREGAILPMSTVADGDHTFVSNDVEFHLFNKVDSELKAEYTYTFDDGQTYAYKKGERSQVKVSSYAEGKTLFIETELLADGYGDIAASFVLYDQFEKIYLNGEVLSTAKHDFTFAGKNLELLKT